The following coding sequences are from one Hyphomicrobiales bacterium window:
- a CDS encoding HyaD/HybD family hydrogenase maturation endopeptidase encodes MEDAKSPSILVLGIGNLLWADEGFGVRVVEEFHRHYEVPENVRVLDGGTQGVYLVQHVREADVLIVFDAIDYGLEPGTMKRVEGDDVPRFLGCRKVSLHQTGFQEVIMMAEMMGDLPHTMVLIGVQPVELDDFGGSLRPEVRSQIEPAIAMGIKELEKLGVSVVRRAEPLPEEHGLAGEEMRLSRYEGERPDEREAYRHGDPRIVFSHAPESA; translated from the coding sequence ATGGAAGACGCCAAATCTCCCAGCATCCTCGTGCTTGGCATCGGCAATCTGCTCTGGGCCGATGAAGGCTTTGGCGTGCGGGTCGTGGAAGAGTTTCATCGCCATTACGAGGTCCCGGAGAACGTCCGTGTCCTCGATGGCGGCACACAAGGCGTCTACCTTGTCCAGCATGTGCGCGAGGCCGATGTGCTCATCGTATTCGACGCGATCGATTACGGACTGGAACCGGGCACGATGAAACGCGTGGAAGGCGACGACGTCCCACGCTTCCTGGGTTGCCGCAAAGTTTCCCTGCATCAGACCGGGTTTCAAGAAGTCATCATGATGGCTGAGATGATGGGCGACCTGCCGCACACTATGGTGCTGATCGGGGTCCAACCGGTTGAGCTGGATGACTTCGGTGGCAGTTTGCGACCAGAGGTGCGTAGCCAGATCGAACCGGCCATCGCGATGGGCATCAAAGAGCTTGAAAAGCTTGGTGTATCCGTTGTGCGTCGTGCTGAACCGCTGCCCGAAGAGCATGGGCTTGCCGGCGAAGAGATGCGTCTCTCGCGCTATGAGGGCGAGCGTCCTGACGAACGCGAAGCCTACCGCCACGGCGATCCGCGCATTGTTTTCTCCCACGCACCAGAATCGGCCTGA
- the hypD gene encoding hydrogenase formation protein HypD encodes MKYVDEYRDKDTAAALARTIASEADTGRDYAIMEFCGGHTHAIFRYGVQDLMPQNVAFIHGPGCPVCVLPKGRIDNAIELARDHGVILCTYGDMMRVPATKRVSLLKAKAEGADIRMVYSSQDALRIARENPTREVVFFAIGFETTTPPTAVALRDGKRENLKNFKVFCNHVLTPSAIQHILNSPEVRTMGAVTIDAFLGPSHVSSVIGSAPYEYFAQEFQKPVVIAGFEPLDVMQSALMAIRQLNEGRAEVENQYTRVVTREGNLKAQELVSETFELRPSFEWRGLGSVPYSALRIRDAFADFDAERVYAIETKPTADVKGCECPSILRGAKKPTDCKLFGTVCTPENPIGSCMVSSEGACAAYWSYGRFRAPEHDETWEVTQEELAEELSEMEAAE; translated from the coding sequence ATGAAATATGTCGACGAATATCGCGACAAAGACACCGCCGCCGCGCTCGCTCGCACCATTGCGTCCGAGGCCGACACGGGCCGCGACTATGCGATCATGGAGTTTTGCGGTGGCCATACGCACGCGATCTTCCGCTATGGCGTGCAGGATCTCATGCCGCAGAATGTCGCGTTCATCCACGGTCCAGGCTGCCCGGTATGCGTGCTGCCCAAGGGGCGCATCGACAATGCCATTGAACTTGCCCGCGACCATGGCGTGATCCTCTGTACCTATGGCGACATGATGCGCGTGCCGGCGACCAAGCGCGTCTCGCTGCTCAAAGCCAAGGCCGAGGGCGCGGACATCCGCATGGTCTATTCCAGCCAGGACGCCCTTCGTATTGCCCGTGAGAACCCGACTCGCGAGGTGGTGTTCTTCGCCATCGGGTTCGAGACCACGACGCCGCCAACAGCAGTCGCCCTGCGTGATGGCAAGCGCGAAAATCTGAAGAACTTCAAGGTGTTCTGCAATCACGTGCTGACCCCTTCGGCCATCCAGCACATTTTGAACTCGCCGGAAGTGCGCACGATGGGCGCGGTCACCATCGACGCGTTTTTGGGGCCAAGTCACGTCTCATCGGTCATTGGCTCGGCGCCGTATGAATACTTCGCGCAAGAGTTTCAGAAGCCTGTTGTGATCGCCGGATTCGAGCCACTCGACGTCATGCAGTCGGCCTTGATGGCGATCCGCCAGCTCAACGAGGGCAGGGCGGAGGTGGAAAACCAATACACCCGCGTCGTCACCCGCGAGGGCAACCTCAAGGCACAAGAGCTGGTGTCGGAAACCTTTGAACTGCGGCCCAGCTTTGAATGGCGCGGCCTGGGTTCGGTCCCATACTCCGCGCTGCGCATCCGCGATGCCTTCGCCGATTTCGATGCCGAGCGTGTCTACGCCATCGAAACCAAACCGACCGCCGATGTGAAGGGGTGCGAGTGTCCATCCATCTTGCGCGGCGCGAAAAAGCCCACCGATTGCAAACTGTTCGGCACGGTTTGCACACCGGAAAATCCAATTGGGTCCTGCATGGTGTCCTCCGAAGGTGCCTGCGCCGCCTATTGGAGCTATGGCCGCTTCCGCGCACCGGAGCATGACGAGACGTGGGAAGTGACACAAGAAGAACTAGCCGAAGAGCTCTCCGAGATGGAGGCCGCCGAATGA
- a CDS encoding hydrogenase-1 expression HyaE gives MIQPEPVAAPLIERLITHYGYDELKADTLEAFVKAPGDAVIFAAGDFNRLDETADVAVVLPELISAFPDTFRVGVTRDRETEMAVQRMYRFNAFPALVFTRDGGWLGTIQRMQDWSDYLRDVRGFLASEPQEPPRFEFPDGCNVAAPTLVSAPDPNDTAAIQARN, from the coding sequence ATGATTCAACCTGAACCCGTCGCCGCTCCGCTCATCGAGCGCTTGATCACCCATTATGGCTATGACGAGTTGAAGGCGGACACGCTCGAAGCCTTCGTCAAAGCGCCAGGCGATGCGGTGATCTTCGCTGCGGGTGACTTCAATCGGTTGGACGAGACTGCCGATGTGGCGGTCGTGTTGCCTGAGTTGATCTCGGCCTTTCCTGATACCTTCCGCGTTGGCGTGACACGCGACCGTGAAACCGAGATGGCGGTGCAGCGCATGTACCGGTTCAATGCCTTCCCAGCGCTGGTCTTCACCCGCGACGGTGGCTGGCTCGGCACCATTCAGCGCATGCAGGACTGGTCGGACTATCTGCGCGATGTTCGGGGATTCCTGGCGAGCGAACCACAGGAGCCGCCGCGCTTCGAGTTTCCCGATGGCTGCAATGTGGCGGCGCCAACGCTGGTCAGCGCGCCTGATCCCAATGACACCGCGGCCATCCAGGCGCGAAACTGA
- the hypA gene encoding hydrogenase maturation nickel metallochaperone HypA: MHEMALCEAIVQTLEDQAATHAYTKVKRVRLSVGPLSCVEPEALKFSFDACSRGTLADGAALEILPAEGAAWCFGCSESFPVTAHGEACPKCGGHQVQVTAGDEFKIKDMEVV, encoded by the coding sequence ATGCATGAAATGGCGCTCTGCGAGGCGATTGTTCAAACCCTGGAAGACCAAGCGGCGACGCACGCCTACACCAAAGTGAAGCGTGTGCGCCTGTCGGTCGGACCGCTCTCTTGCGTTGAGCCAGAAGCGCTGAAGTTCTCCTTCGATGCCTGCTCACGCGGCACGCTCGCCGACGGCGCGGCGCTCGAAATCCTTCCCGCTGAAGGGGCCGCCTGGTGCTTTGGCTGCTCAGAAAGCTTTCCTGTAACCGCCCACGGCGAAGCCTGCCCAAAATGCGGCGGTCATCAGGTTCAGGTCACCGCGGGCGATGAGTTCAAAATCAAAGACATGGAGGTCGTCTGA
- a CDS encoding HypC/HybG/HupF family hydrogenase formation chaperone, translating into MCLALPAEVITTDADQETAIVSLGGVKKTISTALLDTVAPGQFVLVHVGYALNLVSQEEADATLKAMQEAGLMDEAIAGNLQEAPR; encoded by the coding sequence ATGTGCCTTGCCCTGCCTGCTGAAGTGATCACCACCGATGCCGACCAGGAGACCGCGATTGTCTCGCTCGGCGGCGTCAAGAAGACGATCTCCACCGCACTGCTCGATACAGTCGCACCAGGCCAGTTCGTGCTCGTTCATGTGGGATACGCGCTCAACCTGGTCTCGCAGGAAGAGGCCGATGCGACGCTCAAAGCCATGCAGGAAGCGGGGCTGATGGACGAGGCCATCGCCGGAAATCTTCAGGAGGCTCCGCGATGA
- the cybH gene encoding Ni/Fe-hydrogenase, b-type cytochrome subunit: MSTTDIDPNTIAVPDHVDDPAHPVHVEQAVYVYEAPVRLWHWINALAILVLCVTGYFIGSPLPSIGGEASDHFVMGYIRFAHFAAGYVLAIAFLGRIYWAFVGNHHAREIFLPRVWSGEWWMGVVHELRWYLFLAKEPKKYEGHNPLAVLAMHIMLVWGTIFMIVTGMALYGEGTGMDSWQFQVFTSWVMPLFGNSQNVHTYHHLVMWLIIVFIIVHVYAAIREDIMSRQTIVSSMISGWRSFRDGRND; the protein is encoded by the coding sequence ATGAGCACCACCGACATCGATCCCAACACGATCGCGGTGCCTGATCATGTCGATGATCCGGCCCATCCGGTCCATGTCGAGCAGGCGGTCTACGTCTACGAGGCACCGGTCCGGTTGTGGCATTGGATCAATGCGCTCGCGATCCTGGTGCTTTGCGTGACCGGCTATTTCATCGGCTCACCGCTTCCGAGCATTGGCGGCGAAGCCAGCGACCATTTCGTCATGGGCTATATTCGTTTTGCCCATTTTGCCGCGGGCTATGTGCTCGCCATCGCGTTCCTCGGCCGCATCTATTGGGCCTTCGTCGGCAACCACCATGCGCGCGAAATCTTCCTGCCGCGCGTCTGGTCCGGTGAGTGGTGGATGGGCGTCGTGCATGAGCTGCGCTGGTATCTGTTCCTCGCCAAAGAGCCGAAAAAGTATGAGGGTCATAACCCGTTAGCGGTACTCGCGATGCACATCATGCTCGTCTGGGGCACGATCTTCATGATCGTCACCGGCATGGCGCTCTACGGCGAAGGCACTGGGATGGACAGCTGGCAATTCCAGGTCTTCACATCCTGGGTCATGCCGCTCTTCGGCAACTCCCAGAACGTCCACACCTATCATCACCTGGTGATGTGGCTGATCATCGTGTTCATCATCGTGCATGTCTATGCGGCCATTCGCGAGGACATCATGTCCCGCCAAACCATCGTTTCTTCGATGATTTCCGGGTGGCGCTCTTTCCGCGATGGGCGCAATGACTGA
- a CDS encoding rubredoxin encodes MDDVRGQNFFAGSYGGNADKIGPTTKLECKICWHVYDPAIGDDYWQIPAGTPFSALPDSWSCPNCDGKREEFLVLEDGA; translated from the coding sequence ATGGACGATGTGCGCGGCCAGAACTTCTTTGCTGGGTCCTACGGCGGCAACGCTGACAAGATTGGCCCGACAACGAAGCTGGAATGCAAGATCTGCTGGCATGTCTACGACCCGGCGATCGGCGATGATTATTGGCAGATTCCGGCCGGTACACCGTTTTCCGCGCTGCCCGACAGCTGGAGCTGCCCCAACTGCGATGGCAAGCGCGAGGAGTTTCTGGTGCTTGAGGACGGCGCCTGA
- the hybE gene encoding [NiFe]-hydrogenase assembly chaperone HybE yields the protein MEEVAALYALVEETFEHIQKDRMQDVPILNTDLSVAAVGFREHVMGGKPAFVGCLVTPWFINLFAIAASPQADGVTGDAAVTETVEHLFPSGSYPFLVCEEKALGRFAMCSLFSPVHELEDQDAALAVAEAALDELFDGDGRTEPSKEEAAVATMWREGRWVTPPEPEAAGVTPNKDPVPSRRAVITAGLASGEAGE from the coding sequence ATGGAGGAAGTCGCCGCCCTTTACGCTCTGGTCGAAGAAACCTTCGAACACATCCAAAAAGACCGCATGCAGGATGTACCGATCCTCAACACTGACCTATCGGTGGCCGCGGTTGGCTTCCGTGAGCACGTCATGGGCGGGAAACCGGCTTTTGTTGGATGCCTGGTCACGCCCTGGTTCATCAACCTGTTTGCCATTGCGGCAAGCCCTCAGGCCGATGGCGTAACGGGGGATGCGGCGGTGACCGAGACGGTGGAACATCTTTTCCCGTCTGGCAGCTATCCCTTTCTTGTCTGCGAAGAAAAAGCGCTTGGACGTTTTGCCATGTGCTCGCTTTTCTCTCCGGTCCACGAACTTGAGGATCAAGATGCTGCGCTCGCCGTCGCTGAAGCAGCGCTAGACGAACTCTTCGATGGCGATGGGCGAACAGAGCCGTCCAAGGAGGAGGCTGCCGTTGCCACAATGTGGCGCGAAGGGCGCTGGGTGACGCCGCCAGAACCTGAGGCGGCCGGCGTGACTCCGAATAAGGATCCCGTGCCAAGCAGACGGGCGGTCATCACCGCCGGTCTGGCATCCGGCGAGGCAGGCGAATGA
- the hypB gene encoding hydrogenase nickel incorporation protein HypB, translating into MCGVCGCGSGQKTLDGKALDHDHGDHHHHEHGHDHVHHHAHDQHGHSHAPGLDGARMVQIEMDIMAKNDGYAAQNRARFAERGQLVLNLVSSPGSGKTSLLVRTLNDLKNDMAVGVIEGDQQTANDADRIRATGVPAVQLNTGKGCHLDAHMIGHALDDLPLADGGVLFIENVGNLVCPAGFDLGEAHKVVVLSVTEGEDKPLKYPDMFAAADLMLLNKIDLLPHLDFDVDDAIANAKKINPRIRVLQVSARSCEGMDDWYAFLRAASQLAGIGHHTHATQAAE; encoded by the coding sequence ATGTGCGGCGTATGCGGCTGCGGAAGCGGCCAGAAAACCCTGGATGGCAAGGCGCTGGATCACGACCATGGCGACCATCACCACCATGAACATGGCCACGATCATGTTCATCATCACGCGCATGACCAGCATGGCCATTCCCACGCGCCGGGGCTCGATGGCGCGCGCATGGTGCAGATCGAAATGGACATCATGGCTAAGAATGATGGCTATGCGGCTCAAAACCGCGCCCGCTTCGCCGAGCGTGGTCAATTGGTCCTGAACCTCGTTTCCTCACCGGGGTCCGGCAAGACATCGCTGCTCGTTCGCACCTTGAACGATCTGAAAAACGACATGGCCGTTGGCGTCATCGAAGGCGACCAACAGACGGCCAACGACGCGGACCGCATCCGCGCCACCGGCGTGCCAGCGGTGCAGCTCAACACCGGCAAAGGCTGTCATCTGGATGCGCACATGATCGGTCACGCGCTGGATGATTTGCCGCTGGCTGACGGTGGCGTGCTCTTCATTGAGAATGTCGGCAATCTGGTCTGCCCGGCAGGTTTCGATTTGGGCGAAGCGCACAAAGTCGTCGTGCTCTCGGTCACCGAGGGCGAAGACAAGCCGCTTAAATATCCTGACATGTTTGCCGCAGCCGATCTGATGCTGCTCAACAAGATCGATCTTCTGCCGCATCTGGATTTCGATGTGGACGATGCCATCGCCAACGCCAAGAAAATCAATCCACGAATCCGCGTGCTCCAGGTTTCAGCCCGCTCCTGCGAAGGCATGGACGATTGGTACGCTTTCCTCCGTGCAGCTTCGCAACTCGCCGGCATTGGTCACCACACCCACGCCACCCAGGCAGCTGAATAG
- a CDS encoding hydrogenase expression/formation protein, translated as MFPGPVVGPGSQPEEDDGAELDYMVMPEGMSVYSAPYLPEPDELAGRTATMEVLNRVAEGLAAFKVGDKPIAYDVSDLDAANRELLDQILGEGEVSMIAGGLAQAQESVLAGVWRVRLTNPDGALVSDSIEIGPFPNTVLQLAFRGARDRLATDAEVLEGVANAPALVTEINAELAEREQVSKDEPHVINLSLLPLSEQDVTYLGSLLGYGPVTVLSRGYGNCRIQSTATRGVWAVQFFNSQDTLILNTIEVTDVPLMACAAQEDIDDSAQRLVEILKVYQ; from the coding sequence ATGTTTCCAGGCCCGGTCGTCGGACCAGGCAGTCAGCCCGAGGAAGATGACGGTGCAGAGCTTGATTACATGGTCATGCCAGAAGGCATGAGCGTCTACTCAGCGCCCTATTTGCCCGAGCCGGACGAGCTGGCCGGGCGCACGGCAACCATGGAGGTTCTCAATCGTGTTGCGGAAGGCCTTGCGGCCTTCAAGGTCGGAGACAAGCCAATCGCCTATGATGTCTCTGACCTGGACGCAGCCAACCGCGAACTGCTGGATCAGATCCTTGGCGAGGGCGAGGTTTCGATGATCGCCGGTGGTTTGGCGCAAGCGCAGGAATCGGTGCTCGCGGGTGTTTGGCGTGTGCGATTGACGAACCCGGATGGCGCGCTGGTCTCCGATAGCATCGAAATTGGCCCATTCCCCAACACGGTGCTGCAATTGGCCTTTCGCGGCGCACGCGATCGCTTGGCGACCGACGCCGAGGTTCTTGAGGGCGTGGCCAACGCGCCGGCGCTGGTCACCGAGATCAATGCTGAATTGGCCGAGCGCGAGCAGGTGTCCAAGGACGAGCCGCATGTGATCAACCTCTCGCTGCTGCCCTTAAGCGAGCAAGATGTGACCTATCTCGGATCACTCCTCGGCTATGGACCGGTCACCGTGCTGTCGCGCGGCTATGGCAATTGTCGCATCCAATCGACCGCCACGCGTGGGGTTTGGGCTGTACAGTTCTTCAACAGCCAGGACACGCTCATCCTCAACACCATCGAAGTGACAGACGTGCCGCTGATGGCCTGCGCCGCGCAGGAGGATATCGACGACAGCGCGCAGCGCCTGGTCGAAATCCTGAAGGTCTATCAGTGA
- a CDS encoding HypC/HybG/HupF family hydrogenase formation chaperone, producing MCVGVPMRVLAHQTEALMAPCVTREGTVRSIDLALVGPQGEGAWVLTHQGAAREVIDATIADAIADALQAVELAMRGGPVDAASIDDLFPDLAGREPELPPHLRAQLNATDPSSGDAS from the coding sequence ATGTGCGTCGGCGTCCCCATGCGGGTCCTTGCCCATCAAACTGAAGCACTCATGGCGCCATGCGTGACACGCGAGGGTACGGTTCGCTCCATTGACCTGGCCTTGGTTGGTCCGCAAGGCGAGGGCGCCTGGGTGCTGACCCACCAAGGCGCTGCGCGTGAGGTGATTGACGCGACAATTGCCGATGCCATCGCCGACGCGCTTCAAGCTGTTGAACTGGCGATGCGCGGCGGGCCAGTCGATGCGGCATCCATTGACGATCTCTTCCCCGACCTTGCTGGGCGCGAGCCTGAGCTTCCACCGCATTTGCGCGCGCAACTGAATGCCACCGATCCGTCCTCTGGAGATGCCTCATGA
- a CDS encoding nickel-dependent hydrogenase large subunit — MSAFTTPNGFNIDDSGARVVVDPVTRIEGHMRCEVNIDEDNIIRNAVSTGTMWRGLEVILKGRDPRDAWAFTQRICGVCTGTHALTSVRAVEDALGITIPENANSIRNIMQLALQAHDHLVHFYHLHALDWVNPVNALNADPRATSRLQQRISPSHAKSSPGYFRDTQNRLRAFVESGQLGPFRNGYWTNPAYKLPPEADLMAVTHYLEALDFQKDISAIRAIFGGKDPHPNWLVGGVPCAINIDGTGSVGALNMENLGRVSQLIDRTIEFIDNVYVPDLLAIAGFYKDWLYGGGISSQNVLSYGDIPDVANDFSAGNLMMPRGAIINGDLSTIHEVDLRDTEEIQEFVPHSWYSYADESVGLHPWDGVTEPNYELGPNLVGTRTNIERIDESAKYSWIKAPRWKGHVMEVGPLSRYIIGYAQGNPEFKEPVDQVLSALDVPVSALFSTLGRTAARGLEASWASHKMRYFFDKMMTNIRNGDENTANVTNWDPSTWPAEAQGVGFTEAPRGALGHWIKIKDTKIDNYQCVVPTTWNGTPRDSEGNIGAFEAALMNTRVERQDEPVEILRTLHSFDPCLACSTHVMGPDGEEKATVKVR; from the coding sequence ATGAGCGCTTTCACAACGCCGAACGGCTTCAACATTGACGATTCCGGCGCCCGCGTGGTCGTCGATCCGGTCACCCGGATCGAAGGGCACATGCGCTGCGAGGTGAACATCGATGAGGACAACATCATCCGCAACGCGGTATCCACCGGAACCATGTGGCGCGGGCTGGAAGTGATCTTGAAAGGTCGCGACCCGCGTGATGCCTGGGCTTTCACCCAGCGGATCTGCGGTGTTTGCACCGGCACCCATGCGCTTACCTCCGTACGCGCTGTGGAAGATGCCCTTGGCATCACAATTCCGGAAAACGCCAATTCGATCCGCAACATCATGCAGCTTGCGCTGCAGGCGCATGACCATTTGGTCCATTTTTATCATCTGCATGCGCTGGACTGGGTGAACCCGGTCAATGCGCTTAATGCTGATCCGCGGGCGACGTCGCGCCTTCAGCAGCGTATCTCGCCAAGCCATGCCAAATCCTCGCCCGGCTACTTCCGCGACACGCAAAATCGGCTGCGGGCATTTGTGGAGTCCGGTCAGCTCGGTCCGTTCCGGAACGGCTATTGGACCAATCCGGCCTACAAGCTTCCACCGGAAGCCGATCTGATGGCAGTTACGCACTATCTGGAAGCACTCGATTTCCAGAAGGACATCTCCGCCATCCGCGCGATCTTTGGCGGCAAGGATCCGCACCCCAACTGGCTTGTCGGTGGCGTACCGTGCGCGATCAACATCGACGGCACCGGCTCGGTCGGCGCGCTCAACATGGAAAACCTTGGACGGGTTTCTCAGCTCATCGATCGGACGATCGAGTTCATCGACAATGTCTATGTGCCTGACCTTCTGGCCATCGCCGGTTTCTACAAGGACTGGCTCTATGGCGGCGGGATCTCCAGCCAAAATGTGCTGAGCTACGGTGATATTCCTGATGTCGCCAATGACTTCTCAGCGGGCAATCTGATGATGCCGCGCGGCGCTATCATCAATGGCGATCTATCGACCATTCATGAGGTGGATCTGCGCGACACCGAGGAAATCCAGGAGTTTGTGCCGCACTCCTGGTACAGCTACGCCGATGAAAGCGTGGGCCTGCATCCTTGGGACGGGGTTACCGAGCCAAACTACGAGCTTGGGCCAAACCTTGTCGGCACACGCACCAACATCGAACGCATCGATGAGAGCGCGAAATACTCCTGGATCAAGGCGCCGCGCTGGAAAGGCCATGTGATGGAGGTGGGACCCCTGTCGCGCTACATCATTGGCTACGCGCAGGGCAATCCGGAGTTCAAGGAACCTGTCGACCAGGTCCTATCGGCCCTCGATGTGCCGGTCTCGGCGTTGTTCTCGACCCTTGGACGCACGGCTGCGCGTGGTCTGGAAGCCTCCTGGGCTTCGCATAAGATGCGCTACTTCTTCGATAAGATGATGACCAATATCCGCAATGGCGATGAGAACACCGCCAACGTGACCAATTGGGACCCATCAACCTGGCCCGCCGAGGCGCAGGGCGTTGGCTTCACAGAGGCGCCGCGCGGTGCGCTAGGCCACTGGATCAAGATCAAGGACACCAAGATCGACAATTACCAGTGCGTTGTGCCGACGACCTGGAACGGCACCCCGCGCGACAGCGAAGGCAATATCGGCGCGTTTGAAGCAGCGCTGATGAACACGCGCGTGGAGCGCCAGGATGAGCCGGTGGAAATCCTCCGCACGCTCCATTCCTTCGATCCGTGCCTTGCCTGTTCGACCCATGTGATGGGGCCGGACGGCGAAGAAAAAGCCACCGTCAAAGTGCGATAG